The window AACGACGACACCGCCCGCACTGGACAAACCGGACCGTCCACTGCAAGAACCCGCACCCAAGCTCCCTGACCCACCTGATCAGTTTTCGAGCGTCGAATCCGCAGTTGCAAAACCCCATTGGAACACAACACGTCATCCTGCAATAAACCACCGTCCCCGGCTTTTGAAGCCGGAACCAACTCGCCGATGCGCAGCGCAGCAAAAAACATTACACAAAAAGCGGCCGAATACAACTCGGACTCATAGGTCGAAGAACAACAACTGCGGGTAGCCGACAAAAGAGAAGCCAATAACAAAAACGAAACAGGCCTGCGAGCTTCACGCCGCACATGAGTGCGCTGCCAACCCTTCAAGGCCTGCTGAAATAAAAACCGTTTCGAAACATCTTCCCATCCCAACAACTTAAAATAAAAACTTACCCCAGCTAGCCGTCGCCGCGCTACAATTGCGGACACCTGTAAATCCCGCAACCACAACACATAATCCACCGTAACCGCTACGCGGTTGTCAACGGAGGTAGCCACCTCCCGCCCCGCCAGCAACGCACACCACTCAGCCCACGCCTTACCATGTCCCGCCCATGTAGATGCCGCCATCGACGATTCCACCAGTGGGATCAGACGTTGCTCGGCAGGGCCCAGACCAATGGGGGGCAAGGGAGCCCTTCCAATGCAGCATCCGGACACATCCTCCGAAAATCCTGAAACTGAAAACGAGAAAGGGAATCAGCAATCACGTTATCAACCCCAGCTACGTGGCGAGCTTTAAACCAAACGTTCAACTCCAAACACCGAAGAACTAAATGACGGATCAAAGACAAAACCGGAAGGGAGGAAGAGGACAAACCATTTATACAATGAACCACACTCAGATTATCTGTCCAAAAACAAACCCGCTTATTGCTAAATCGTACACCCCACAACTCCACAGCAACTATAATAGGAAACAATTCAAGCAGGGTGAGGTTCCTACACCAACCGTTAGTCTGCCAATCAGGCGGCCACAACTCCGCACACCATTCCCCTTGAAAGAAGGCACCAAAACCCACGGAGCCAGCCGCATCCGTAAACAATTGAAGCTCAACATTGGACAACTCATCCCCCAACCAACACGTGTGACCATTGTACCTTCTCAAAAATTCTCTCCACATCAAAACATCCGCGCGCATTtgctttgaaatgcgaatatgatGAGAAGGGCAGGAAACGCCCTTGGTGGCCAATGACAAACGCCTAGAAAAAACACGCCCCATGGGCATAACACGGCAAGCAAAAACCAAGtgtcccagcaaaacctgcaaTTGGCGCAGCGTCACcttccgtacaccacaaaaactttcaaccaACAAGAGCAAACTCTCCAATTTCTCTGTTGGTAGTCTAAAAACCATGGCCACAGAATCAATTTCTATGCCCAAAAACGAAATAACCGTTGAAGGGCCCTCTGTCTTCTCAGCGGACAAGGGCACCCCAAACTTCAGCATGAAAAAACGAAAAGAATCCAACAAAAAACCACACCTGGGAGACCCAGCCGGGCCAACAAACAAGAAATCATCCAAATAGTGAATAACCGAACGGCTGCCCGTCTCAAAGCGAACAACCCACTCCAAAAATGATCCAAACATTTCAAAATACCGACAAGAAATAGCACAACCCATCGGCAGGCAAACATCATAATAAAAAGCCCCATCCACCCGGCAACCCAGTAAGTGATAGCATTCCGGATGCACCGGCAACAGGCGAAAAGCCGATTCAATGTCAGACTTCGCCATCAACGCCCCCGCCCCAAAACCCCTTACCAGAGCCACAGCCCGGTCAAACGAAACATAAGAAACCGTTGCATCCTCTCTAGAAATGCCATCATTCACTGAAGAACCTTTCGGATACGAAAGGTGGTGAATCAGGCGAAACTTCCCGACCTCTTTCTTCGGGACAACCCCAAGGGGGGAAACCCGCAAATTATGAAAAGGGGGGGAACTAAAAGGTCCTTCAAAACGACCCAAAGAAACCTCCTTACCAATTTTTTCCCGCAGCACCTCAGGGTACTCCCTGGCCGATTTCAAGTTGTCAGGGTAGGAGGAAGAAACCTGACCCAAAATAAAAGGTATAAAGAAACCATAACGAAAACCCTCCAATAAAACCAAAGCGTCCTCCTTATTGGGGTACTGGTCTAACCACGGGCACATCATGTCCACGTTCACCGGGGTCCTTCCCTGCAGCAGCAGAGGGCGCCCGGCCGGTCTGCTTAGCAGCCCGCTGACACCTGACTGCGGCGTGGGACCCCCCACAGGCAGAACACTCATGCTTGTATTTACACAAGCTGAGGAAACGACAATGTCCCTCGTTAAATAACCAGCAAGCCCCGGGTCGACGCacggccgccggcccggtggcccCGGATTGACCAGCGGCTCCCTGCTGAAAGGGCTGTGCCTTCTGCGCCATCATCAAACGCAACCACACGTCggtcgccttaacaccccaaccaACATCCGGCTGCAGAGACAAGCGGCGTCGAAATTCCTCGTCATACCGCCACCACGCAGAGCCCCCATGAGCCTTATAAGCACTATACACCGAGTCCATATAAATAAAAAGCTCGGAGCATCGCTCCGGATGCTTTTCACCCATAATACACCCCAAAACTGCAAACGCTTGCAACCAATTGCCCATGGTCTTCGCCACCTTCGGCCTAGTAGGAAAAGTTTTTTCCGACTGGGGCCTACGTTCCTTGTCAATCGTATGTTGGTCCGCAGACACTAGCGACCACAAATCAACATACTGGTTGGACCAAATCTTTTCCTTCACAGCATCATCAACATAAACACCTAAAGGACTAACACCACAAAAAACAGAATCTTTATATACCCCAACCCTAACCGGGGAGGCCTTACGGGCCGCCGCCGGAACCACACGTTCCGCCGGCTTGCTATGAACAAGGCTAGACAAAACAGATTTAAGCGTAGACAACAAAGCAGCCTGACCCTCCCCCTGTCCCCATGCACCCGCAAAATCAAACTCACCGGTCGGCGCAGGAACAACAGGAGGTGGGACCGGATCCGTAGCAGGAACAGGAGCTGGATCAGCAACCGGCACAGTAGCCGGATCAGACACCGCACGGGGCCGACTGCCACCGCGGGAAGCCCGCCTCGGGGACCTTGAATGATGTCTCCGCCCCTCGCGCCTGCGAGAGCGACGCTCCCGACTCCCTGAGCGATACGAGCTGCGACCAGATGATGAAGGAGACCGCCACCGAGACGAGCGGGACCTACGGGAGCGCACACTACTCCTAGACTCCCGGCGTGAACACCTGCGGTGATGTCTACAGGACCCAACCGATCTGCTCCAACCGGAGCGGCCAGATCCCCGTGAGGACGACCGCGACCGTCTTGGACGGGAACGGCCCTCTGACCTACTAAGTACTCGGTCACGCGGTGGCTGACTGACTTGCCGCATATTATCAGTAAAAAGCAAGGGGGAACTAGCTGAGGCATCTAAAGGTGGCAGATCAACAGGTTGGGGCCCCAAATTATCACAAGCATCCTCATAAGGAGGATCAACGCTACTACACCCTAGGGCAGGTGGCTGCTGAGGATCCCCAGGCAGTACAGGAGCACCCTGGGGTCTAATGGGAACCCGGGCCGTGGCAATTGGGGTATCGGGTATTTCCTCAGCAGAGGAAGAGGCATGAGAGGGAGCAGGGGCACCAGCACCCATAACGGCTGGCAATGCAGGGGTTAACACCGGCCGGGAAACTACAGCAGGCTGCCCTGAATTACCTGAAACTGCCGGGACCTGCAGGGAAGCGCGCGAAGCAGCTGAAGAAGTCCCCACAGCTTCCTGTGAAACTTGACCcggaaggggcggagctacagcccGAGCTGCGGCCACAGCCGCACCAGGGGCCGAAACTACAGCTGAGGAGGCAATGCGGGCAGCAAAGCGCCCCCTCCTACTAGCAGACGACCTAGGGGGACTGGGGCTCAGACGCGCCGGAGGGCGCGATGCACGGGCGGTTCGTCGCCCCCGTACAGCAGGACCTGCCGGCCGAGATATACTACTAACCGCAGCAGCAGGAAGGCCTAGCCCAGCTAGTAGCTGAGATAGGGCGCCTGGATCAGCCAACACCCGCTCCCGGATAGCATTCCATACAGCCTCGTCAGCCATCTCCGGAGCAAAGCTGACTTCTCAGGAGCGCTGGTGAGTACGAAAAGGACTAACCAGGGGGTGGGGTGGACCTAAATATATCCTGGGCGTGCCTTAATTCCCCTCCTACTAACCCGGgaaagcaggggggaggggaaactATCCTGGGCTCTGAGTTAACCCCTACCGTCCCGTGCAGTCAGGGCCACCTATCCCTAAACGGGCAGGTAAcctacagacaccagtggggggtaaatgctcactgtaccccttgttacgttcctcaaggggtctagtttccaaaatggtatgccatgtgggggttattttgctgttctggcaccattggggcttcctaaatgcgacatgcccccgagcaaaatttgctctcaaacagccaaatatgactccttctcttctgagcattgtagttcacccatagtgcacttcaggtcaacttatggggtacctccatactcagaagagatggggttacaatgtttggggggtattttctgctattaacccttgcaaaaatgtgaaatttggggggaaacacacattttagtgaaatgttatttttatttttttacacatgcaaaagtcatgaaactcctgtggggtattaaggctcactttattccttgttacgtacctcaaggggtctagtttccaaaatagtatgccatgtgggggatttttgctgttctggcaccataggggcttcctaaatgcaacatgccccccaaaaaccatttcaaaaaaacgtactctccaaaatccccttgtcgctccttcgcttctgagccctctactgcgcccgccgaacactttacatagacatatgaggtatgtgcttactcgagagaaattgggctacaaatataagtatacattttctcctttttccccttgtaaaaattcaaaaattgggtctacaagaacatgcgagtgtaaaaaatggagattgtgaattttctccttcactttgctgctattcctgtgaaacacctaaagggttaaaacgtggactgaatgtcattttgaatactttggggggtgcagtttttataatggggtcatttatggggtatttctaatatgaagacccttcaaatccacttcaaacctgaactggtctatgaaaaattgtgagtttggaaattttgggaaaaattggaaaattgctgctgaactttgaagccctctggtgtcttccaaaagtaaaaacttgtcacttttatgatgcaaacataaagtagacatattgtatatgtgaataaaataaaattatttggaatatccattttccttacaagcagagagcttcaaagttagaaaaatgcaaaattttaaaatttttcataaaattttgggatttttcaccaagaaaggatgcaagttaccacaaaattttaccactatgttaaagtagaatatgtcacgaaaaaactatctcggaatcagaatgataagtaaaagcattccagagttattaatgtttaaagtgacagtggtcagatgtgcaaaaaatggccgggtcctgaggtgtaaaatggcctggtccttaaggggttaaaggggtattccagggggaaaaacttttttttatatatcaactggcttcagaaagttaaacagatttgtaaatgacttctattaaaaaacttaatccttccaataattaccagctgctgaagttgagttgttattttctgtctggtaacagtgctctctgctgacatctctgcttgtctcaggaactgcacagagtagaagaggtttgctatggggatttgcttctactctgcacagttcccgagacaggtgtcatcagagagcacttaaagagaaaagaacaactcaacttcagcagctcataaggactgaaaggattaagattttttaatagaagta is drawn from Hyla sarda isolate aHylSar1 chromosome 4, aHylSar1.hap1, whole genome shotgun sequence and contains these coding sequences:
- the LOC130267665 gene encoding translation initiation factor IF-2-like isoform X2 — protein: MADEAVWNAIRERVLADPGALSQLLAGLGLPAAAVSSISRPAGPAVRGRRTARASRPPARLSPSPPRSSASRRGRFAARIASSAVVSAPGAAVAAARAVAPPLPGQVSQEAVGTSSAASRASLQVPAVSGNSGQPAVVSRPVLTPALPAVMGAGAPAPSHASSSAEEIPDTPIATARVPIRPQGAPVLPGDPQQPPALGCSSVDPPYEDACDNLGPQPVDLPPLDASASSPLLFTDNMRQVSQPPRDRVLSRSEGRSRPRRSRSSSRGSGRSGWSRSVGSCRHHRRCSRRESRSSVRSRRSRSSRWRSPSSSGRSSYRSGSRERRSRRREGRRHHSRSPRRASRGGSRPRAVSDPATVPVADPAPVPATDPVPPPVVPAPTVSGFSEDVSGCCIGRAPLPPIGLGPAEQRLIPLVESSMAASTWAGHDVQRTMVYFLGHSYFHRAAQRADCRPGGRSLGCGNVEPHWRGIPAGLRRGELRSDGPRHFCPPGVRRLAIPLRLK
- the LOC130267665 gene encoding translation initiation factor IF-2-like isoform X1, whose amino-acid sequence is MADEAVWNAIRERVLADPGALSQLLAGLGLPAAAVSSISRPAGPAVRGRRTARASRPPARLSPSPPRSSASRRGRFAARIASSAVVSAPGAAVAAARAVAPPLPGQVSQEAVGTSSAASRASLQVPAVSGNSGQPAVVSRPVLTPALPAVMGAGAPAPSHASSSAEEIPDTPIATARVPIRPQGAPVLPGDPQQPPALGCSSVDPPYEDACDNLGPQPVDLPPLDASASSPLLFTDNMRQVSQPPRDRVLSRSEGRSRPRRSRSSSRGSGRSGWSRSVGSCRHHRRCSRRESRSSVRSRRSRSSRWRSPSSSGRSSYRSGSRERRSRRREGRRHHSRSPRRASRGGSRPRAVSDPATVPVADPAPVPATDPVPPPVVPAPTVSGFSEDVSGCCIGRAPLPPIGLGPAEQRLIPLVESSMAASTWAGHDVQRTMVYFLGHSYFHRAAQRADCRPGGRSLGCGNVEPHWRGIPVTAGLRRGELRSDGPRHFCPPGVRRLAIPLRLK